The Pogona vitticeps strain Pit_001003342236 chromosome 3, PviZW2.1, whole genome shotgun sequence genome includes a window with the following:
- the PXYLP1 gene encoding 2-phosphoxylose phosphatase 1 isoform X2, producing MFFRNRFLFLLALAALLAFLSLSLQFLHLIPVNPVKENDLNAKNRKRIMPNPLTEPPAIDPIYEALFYCNIPTIPERSMEGHAPHYFKLISVHVLIRHGDRYPLYAIPKTKRPDIDCTLVPNRKPSHPQLEAFINHMAKGAEAQMDGTLSSMPRYPNHLLCEMGELTQTGIVQHLQNGQLLRDIYIKKHNLIPGDWTSKHLYLETTGKSRTLQSGLALLYAFLPEFDWKKINFRNQWSTIFCSGNCDCPVRNHYLEEEQRRQYSLRVKNVHLEKTYADMARVVGIPTRQLRASNPIDSMLCHFCHNVSFPCTKNGCIDIEHFKVIKTHQLEDEKERQEKKYYYLYALLATHPILNQTVSRMQRIAEGKKEELFVLYSAHDVTLSPVLSALGITEAKFPRFAARLVFELWKDVKNYKEHIIRILYNGVDVTFQTSFCRNHNKHGKLMCPLEKFVHFVKQDMFSPFNSTNYYDACRKRPF from the exons TACATTTGATCCCTGTTAACCCGGTTAAAGAAAATGATCTGAATGCCAAGAATCGAAAGAGAATAATGCCAAATCCACTGACAGAGCCACCTGCCATCGATCCCATTTATGAAGCCCTGTTTTATTGTAATATTCCCACCATACCAGAACGCAGTATGGAAG gTCATGCACCTCATTATTTTAAACTGATTTCTGTTCACGTGCTGATTCGTCATGGGGACCGATACCCTCTTTATGCCATTCCCAAAACAAAAAGGCCAGACATTGACTGTACATTAGTGCCTAACAg GAAACCTTCCCATCCTCAGCTTGAAGCTTTCATCAACCATATGGCTAAAGGAGCAGAAGCCCAAATGGATGGCACTCTGAGCAGCATGCCTCGTTACCCCAACCATTTGCTGTGTGAAATGGGAGAACTTACCCAGACGG GGATTGTACAGCATTTGCAAAATGGACAGCTACTGCGGGATATTTATATAAAGAAGCATAACTTGATACCAGGTGACTGGACCAGTAAGCATTTGTATTTGGAGACAACTGGAAAGAGTCGAACACTACAGAGTGGACTGGCATTACTCTATGCCTTTTTGCCAGAGTTTGACTGGAAGAAAATCAACTTTAGGAACCAGTGGAGCACAATTTTTTGTTCTGGAAATTGTGATTGCCCAGTAAGAAATCATTACTTAGAGGAGGAACAGCGTCGCCAGTATAGCCTACGGGTGAAAAATGTACACCTGGAGAAAACATACGCAGATATGGCAAGAGTAGTTGGCATACCAACAAGGCAGTTAAGGGCTTCTAATCCTATAGATTCTATGCTGTGCCACTTTTGCCATAATGTCAGTTTCCCGTGTACTAAGAATGGCTGCATAGACATTGAGCACTTCAAAGTAATTAAGACCCATCAACTtgaagatgaaaaggagaggcaggaaaagaaataCTACTATTTGTATGCACTACTGGCCACTCATCCTATCCTTAACCAGACCGTCAGTCGTATGCAGCGCATTgcagaaggcaagaaagaagagCTATTTGTCCTTTACTCTGCTCATGATGTCACCTTGTCACCTGTTCTTAGTGCCTTAGGCATTACAGAGGCCAAGTTTCCAAGATTTGCAGCTAGACTAGTTTTTGAACTCTGGAAGGACGTGAAGAATTATAAAGAACACATTATTCGCATCCTTTATAATGGTGTTGATGTCACATTCCAGACTTCCTTCTGCCGGAATCATAACAAACATGGCAAGTTGATGTGCCCTTTGGAGAAATTTGTCCATTTTGTTAAGCAGGacatgttttctccttttaatagCACCAATTATTATGATGCATGTCGGAAGAGACCCTTCTAA
- the PXYLP1 gene encoding 2-phosphoxylose phosphatase 1 isoform X1 produces the protein MATLVTYFSSNTQNFRGKGKRERDLLSFLLILVHLIPVNPVKENDLNAKNRKRIMPNPLTEPPAIDPIYEALFYCNIPTIPERSMEGHAPHYFKLISVHVLIRHGDRYPLYAIPKTKRPDIDCTLVPNRKPSHPQLEAFINHMAKGAEAQMDGTLSSMPRYPNHLLCEMGELTQTGIVQHLQNGQLLRDIYIKKHNLIPGDWTSKHLYLETTGKSRTLQSGLALLYAFLPEFDWKKINFRNQWSTIFCSGNCDCPVRNHYLEEEQRRQYSLRVKNVHLEKTYADMARVVGIPTRQLRASNPIDSMLCHFCHNVSFPCTKNGCIDIEHFKVIKTHQLEDEKERQEKKYYYLYALLATHPILNQTVSRMQRIAEGKKEELFVLYSAHDVTLSPVLSALGITEAKFPRFAARLVFELWKDVKNYKEHIIRILYNGVDVTFQTSFCRNHNKHGKLMCPLEKFVHFVKQDMFSPFNSTNYYDACRKRPF, from the exons ATGGCCACTCTCGTTACATATTTTTCTAGTAATACACAGAATtttagaggaaaaggaaaaagagaaagagatttgctttcctttcttctaaTTTTGG TACATTTGATCCCTGTTAACCCGGTTAAAGAAAATGATCTGAATGCCAAGAATCGAAAGAGAATAATGCCAAATCCACTGACAGAGCCACCTGCCATCGATCCCATTTATGAAGCCCTGTTTTATTGTAATATTCCCACCATACCAGAACGCAGTATGGAAG gTCATGCACCTCATTATTTTAAACTGATTTCTGTTCACGTGCTGATTCGTCATGGGGACCGATACCCTCTTTATGCCATTCCCAAAACAAAAAGGCCAGACATTGACTGTACATTAGTGCCTAACAg GAAACCTTCCCATCCTCAGCTTGAAGCTTTCATCAACCATATGGCTAAAGGAGCAGAAGCCCAAATGGATGGCACTCTGAGCAGCATGCCTCGTTACCCCAACCATTTGCTGTGTGAAATGGGAGAACTTACCCAGACGG GGATTGTACAGCATTTGCAAAATGGACAGCTACTGCGGGATATTTATATAAAGAAGCATAACTTGATACCAGGTGACTGGACCAGTAAGCATTTGTATTTGGAGACAACTGGAAAGAGTCGAACACTACAGAGTGGACTGGCATTACTCTATGCCTTTTTGCCAGAGTTTGACTGGAAGAAAATCAACTTTAGGAACCAGTGGAGCACAATTTTTTGTTCTGGAAATTGTGATTGCCCAGTAAGAAATCATTACTTAGAGGAGGAACAGCGTCGCCAGTATAGCCTACGGGTGAAAAATGTACACCTGGAGAAAACATACGCAGATATGGCAAGAGTAGTTGGCATACCAACAAGGCAGTTAAGGGCTTCTAATCCTATAGATTCTATGCTGTGCCACTTTTGCCATAATGTCAGTTTCCCGTGTACTAAGAATGGCTGCATAGACATTGAGCACTTCAAAGTAATTAAGACCCATCAACTtgaagatgaaaaggagaggcaggaaaagaaataCTACTATTTGTATGCACTACTGGCCACTCATCCTATCCTTAACCAGACCGTCAGTCGTATGCAGCGCATTgcagaaggcaagaaagaagagCTATTTGTCCTTTACTCTGCTCATGATGTCACCTTGTCACCTGTTCTTAGTGCCTTAGGCATTACAGAGGCCAAGTTTCCAAGATTTGCAGCTAGACTAGTTTTTGAACTCTGGAAGGACGTGAAGAATTATAAAGAACACATTATTCGCATCCTTTATAATGGTGTTGATGTCACATTCCAGACTTCCTTCTGCCGGAATCATAACAAACATGGCAAGTTGATGTGCCCTTTGGAGAAATTTGTCCATTTTGTTAAGCAGGacatgttttctccttttaatagCACCAATTATTATGATGCATGTCGGAAGAGACCCTTCTAA